The proteins below come from a single Cryptomeria japonica unplaced genomic scaffold, Sugi_1.0 HiC_scaffold_403, whole genome shotgun sequence genomic window:
- the LOC131871374 gene encoding probable glutathione S-transferase parC yields MDKVKVLSKWVSMFGMRVPIALEEKGVKYEYQEEDLAPNKSDLLLQMNSVYKKIPVLIHNGQPICESLIILQYIDEAWDYKQLLPINPYDRALARFWADFIDKKFFDSGFRIVWSKDKVEEGKRDMLENLQFLEGALKEMSAGGSLPFFGGKDFGFLDIAFIPFACWFHIYETIGNFKIPFDSEYPLLDAWVKRCLERDSVKKVLPSPDRALEHILQLRERYMVG; encoded by the exons ATGGATAAAGTGAAGGTACTCAGCAAATGGGTCAGTATGTTTGGCATGCGCGTCCCAATTGCCTTGGAAGAGAAAGGTGTTAAATATGAATACCAGGAAGAGGATCTGGCTCCCAATAAAAGTGATCTCCTCCTGCAAATGAATTCTGTGTACAAGAAAATACCTGTCTTGATCCACAATGGCCAGCCTATATGCGAGTCTCTTATAATTCTTCAATACATTGATGAGGCTTGGGATTACAAACAATTATTACCCATCAACCCATATGACCGTGCCCTTGCTCGCTTCTGGGCCGACTTCATAGATAAAAAA TTTTTTGACTCGGGATTTCGTATAGTATGGTCAAAAGACAAGGTTGAGGAGGGCAAGCGTGACATGTTGGAGAACCTTCAATTTTTAGAAGGCGCACTAAAAGAGATGTCGGCAGGGGGGTCCCTCCCTTTTTTCGGTGGGAAGGATTTTGGTTTTCTTGATATTGCCTTCATTCCCTTTGCTTGTTGGTTCCATATTTATGAAACTATTGGGAATTTCAAGATACCATTTGACAGTGAATACCCACTTCTTGATGCTTGGGTTAAGAGATGTCTGGAGAGGGATAGTGTTAAGAAAGTCCTTCCCTCTCCTGATAGAGCCCTAGAACACATATTACAATTAAGGGAGAGATATATGGTTGGTTAA